From a region of the Candida albicans SC5314 chromosome 1, complete sequence genome:
- a CDS encoding uncharacterized protein (Ortholog(s) have role in mitochondrial respiratory chain complex IV assembly and mitochondrion localization), which produces MFSPISLCRSTLRTPSVISTINSRSLSGITKFDTRKFVQTLQDKGGFSEKQAEVAVNVVNAAINDGIYSITNNLVKKESLSSIAYQQKVNFAKLKGELQTMDKSEFTSLKKEQEKLRTDLTNLKNRLKEEITKNQASVRLDLNLEKGRIREESSQHELRIEDTYSRIDEEVSNMKMQIKTVKTQVLQWLMGVSTGTLALLLTFVRFYF; this is translated from the coding sequence ATGTTTTcaccaatttcattatGTCGATCAACTTTAAGAACCCCATCTGTCATATCTACCATAAATTCACGTAGTCTATCCGGAATAACCAAGTTTGATACGAgaaaatttgttcaaaCATTACAAGATAAAGGTGGATTTTCTGAAAAGCAAGCAGAAGTAGCTGTCAATGTTGTTAATGCTGCTATAAATGATGGAATATATTCCATCACTAATAATCTTGTTAAAAAggaatcattatcatcaatagcttatcaacaaaaagtCAATTTTGCTAAATTAAAAGGTGAATTACAAACCATGGATAAATCAGAATTCACtagtttaaaaaaagaacaagaaaaactACGTACtgatttaacaaatttgaaaaatcgattaaaagaagaaattacCAAGAATCAAGCTAGTGTTAGattagatttgaatttagaaaaaggaagaatTAGAGAAGAAAGTTCCCAACATGAATTAAGAATAGAAGATACTTATAGTAGAATAGATGAAGAAGTTTCTAATATGAAAATGCAAATTAAAACTGTGAAAACTCAAGTTTTACAATGGTTAATGGGGGTAAGTACTGGTACTTTGgctttattattaacatTTGTCAGATTTtacttttaa
- a CDS encoding uncharacterized protein (Putative v-SNARE of the endoplasmic reticulum membrane; possibly an essential gene, disruptants not obtained by UAU1 method): protein MNSIYNHGLKQTQTITKDLTQFEKNLSTSPLSLQGAITTSLTAFRKTIKEYSDLLEKNVNDTSYTKHENRLNKFNQDLNEFTSKFDTLKKQRDIQVQEANKQELLGRRHISTTATAALGSTSSDNPYESSSNPSQQQQQQLQDEQNTMSYREGLYHEKNSLERGSEQLDRILEMGQQAFEDIVEQNEILRKVQTKFEESLITLGVSQGTIRSVERRAKQDKWLFWFCVVVMLVVFYYIVKLFR from the coding sequence ATGAATTCAATATATAATCATGGTTTAAAACAAACCCAAACTATAACTAAAGATTTAACTCAATTCGAGAAAAACTTATCCACATcaccattatcattacAAGGTGCAATCACAACATCATTAACTGCATTCAGGAAAACTATCAAAGAATATAGTGatttattggaaaaaaatGTCAATGATACATCTTATACCAAACATGAAAATAgattaaataaattcaatcaagatttaaatgaattcACTCTGAAATTTGATACTTTAAAAAAGCAACGTGATATTCAAGTTCAAGAAGCtaataaacaagaattattagGAAGAAGACAcatatcaacaacagcaacagcagcatTGGGATCGACATCATCAGATAATCCGTATGAATCTAGCTCAAATCCatctcaacaacaacaacagcaattACAAGATGAACAAAACACCATGTCTTATAGAGAAGGATTATATCATGAAAAGAATTCTCTAGAGAGAGGATCAGAACAATTGGATCGAATCTTAGAAATGGGACAACAAGCTTTTGAAGATATTGTTGAACAAAACGAAATATTAAGAAAAGTTCAAACTAAATTTGAAGAGAGTTTAATCACTTTAGGTGTAAGTCAAGGTACTATACGAAGTGTGGAAAGAAGAGCAAAACAAGATAAATGGttattttggttttgtgtGGTTGTTATGTTAGTAGTGTTTTATTACATTGTGAAATTGTTTAGGTAA
- the PMM1 gene encoding phosphomannomutase (Phosphomannomutase; enzyme of O- and N-linked mannosylation; interconverts mannose-6-phosphate and mannose-l-phosphate; functional homolog of S. cerevisiae Sec53; antigenic in mice; Hap43-induced; flow model and Spider biofilm repressed) produces the protein MSFANKQDPKTLVLFDVDGTLTPARLTISEEMKKTLEKLREKVVIGFVGGSDLSKQVEQLGPNVLNDFDYCFSENGLTAYKLGKELASQSFINWIGNEKYNKLVKFILRYLSDIDLPIRRGTFIEFRNGMINVSPIGRNASTQERNDYEKFDKQHHIRETMVEALKKEFPDFGLTYSIGGQISFDVFPTGWDKTYCLQHVEDEHFENIHFFGDKSYKGGNDYEIYNDPRTIGHAVNSPDDTIRILNETFKLQ, from the coding sequence ATGTCTTTTGCAAACAAACAAGATCCAAAAACTTTAGTTTTATTCGATGTTGACGGTACTTTAACTCCAGCTAGATTAACTATTTCtgaagaaatgaaaaaaactTTAGAAAAATTACGTGAAAAAGTTGTTATTGGATTTGTTGGTGGTTCTGATTTATCTAAACAAGTTGAACAATTAGGTCCAAAtgttttaaatgattttgattattgCTTTAGTGAAAATGGTTTGACAGCTTATAAATTAGGTAAAGAATTAGCTTCTCaatcatttattaattggattggtaatgaaaaatataataaattggtaaaatttattttaagATATTTATCTGATATTGATCTTCCAATTAGAAGAGGTacttttattgaatttagaaATGGTATGATTAATGTTTCACCAATTGGTAGAAATGCTTCTACTCAAGAAAGAaatgattatgaaaaatttgataaacaaCATCATATTAGAGAAACCATGGTTGAagctttgaaaaaagaattcCCTGATTTTGGTTTAACTTATTCAATTGGTGGTCAAATCTCTTTTGATGTTTTCCCAACTGGTTGGGATAAAACTTATTGTTTACAACACGTTGAAGATGAacattttgaaaacattcATTTCTTTGGTGATAAATCTTATAAAGGTGGTAATGATTACGAAATTTATAATGATCCAAGAACTATTGGTCACGCTGTTAACTCACCTGATGACACTATTAGAATCTTGAATGAAACTTTTAAATTACAATAG
- a CDS encoding uncharacterized protein (Putative mitochondrial inner membrane protein with a predicted role in the assembly of respiratory complex III; Hap43p-repressed gene; S. cerevisiae ortholog FMP25 localizes to mitochondrion) → MITHTTRTRLINRILLLPKYNQFYRLNSSKNKSKFSSIENFNKNKTTYNFGYNFDDLKDLDDKINPQTTKTSSNGNNQKEAIKRGTDDNDKPIDINALIENDPRLLKLKPGTPEYRNELKKLHLEFESNQNKQRSRHEFNQRMKGMIFGLLALIGIVSTHQILFNYESIKNRLLSNYNYPDLNEEKVKTINDKNVKSTKYMLEKLSKELNDENLNQVQDSKTISGVYVFGDDFGKIPLRIPFFNNMYLKDAYIEKGHLIAITDKGKVYEWDKDWSDVRPINLPFNIERVTPTKDYFYFLTNKGEIVYIPRRRINSNSNSNSNSEFIPLQRRNWFGLLKTQIYNKLNVKDITKISSGDYHLLLLNKSGKIFVVNCSNNPINRGQYGPSFSPFADIKDKIPVNQPIDLTLLNNRIIQTEQGKAIVPRVFNYISSGKYFNIVSDDNGNIWTWGDNSCGQCGDINTTDLKPVPKIVFTKSDIKRVLRNTIPRAREEFIRIKKLCTGDDSSYALINYLDKDVLISFGNGINGQLGGGRYMQVCCWPEIVKSLIGLNEFDESSNSVKPITIKDISVGNKHLFITLNNVGHHKDVYALGENESGQQGNGKRNKSCKPMKIPKLIEPEDGKDKLQLVKNLHDVNTKRLSLLNEWEISKNTVDQVIMAGDDASIIYYKKTQK, encoded by the coding sequence ATGATTACTCATACTACTCGTACTAGATTAATTAATcgaattcttcttctacctaaatataatcaattttatcgATTAAATTCGTCCAAGAATAAAAgtaaattttcatcaattgaaaatttcaataaaaataaaacaactTATAATTTCGGATAcaattttgatgatttaaaagATTTAGATGATAAAATCAATCCTCAAACTACCAAAACATCTTCAAATGgaaacaaccaaaaagaaGCCATCAAGAGAGGGACTGACGACAACGATAAACCTATTGATATAAATGCACtcattgaaaatgatcCTCGTTTACTTAAATTAAAACCTGGTACACCAGAATATCGAAATgagttaaaaaaattacatttagaatttgaatcaaatcaaaataaacaacGGTCACGTCATGAATTTAATCAAAGAATGAAAGGAATGATATTTGGATTATTGGCATTAATTGGAATAGTATCAACTcatcaaatattatttaattatgAATCGATTAAAAATcgattattatcaaattataattatccTGATTTAAATGAAGAGAAAGTCAAAActattaatgataaaaatgtTAAAAGTACAAAATATATGTTGGAGAAATTATCtaaagaattaaatgatgAGAATTTAAATCAAGTTCAAGATTCGAAAACTATTAGTGGGGTTTATGTTTTTGGCGATGACTTTGGTAAGATCCCATTAAGAAtcccatttttcaataatatgtatttgaaagatgcttatattgaaaaaggtCATTTGATTGCTATAACTGATAAAGGTAAAGTTTATGAATGGGATAAAGATTGGTCAGATGTTAGACCAATTAATTTACCTTTCAATATTGAAAGAGTTACTCCAACTAAAgattatttctattttttaaCTAATAAAGGAGAAATCGTTTATATACCAAGAAGAAGGAttaattctaattcaaattctaattctaattctGAATTTATCCCAttacaaagaagaaattggtttggacttttgaaaacacaaatttataataaattaaatgtgAAAGACATCACAAAAATATCTTCTGGAGattatcatttattattattaaataaactGGGGAAAATCTTTGTGGTAAATTGTTCCAATAATCCTATAAATCGTGGTCAATATGGTCCATCGTTTTCCCCCTTTGCCGACATCAAAGATAAAATCCCCGTGAATCAACCAATTGATCTtacattattaaataatagaaTTATACAAACTGAACAAGGGAAAGCTATTGTTCCTCgtgttttcaattatatttccAGTGGGAAATATTTCAACATTGTATCTGATGATAATGGGAATATTTGGACTTGGGGTGATAATTCTTGTGGACAATGTGGAGACATTAATACTACTGATTTGAAACCAGTACCTAAAATTGTATTCACTAAATCTGATATTAAACGAGTATTAAGAAATACTATTCCTCGTGCTAGAGAAGAATTTATTcgaattaaaaaattatgtACTGGTGATGATTCTTCATATGCTcttattaattatttggATAAAGATGTATTAATATCTTTTGGTAATGGTATTAATGGTCAATTAGGTGGCGGTAGATATATGCAAGTATGTTGTTGGCCAGAAATtgttaaatcattaattggattgaatgaatttgatgaatctTCAAATTCAGTGAAACCAATAACTATTAAAGATATAAGTGTTGGTAATAAACATCTTTTCATCACTTTAAATAATGTGGGACATCATAAAGATGTTTATGCATTGGGAGAAAATGAATCAGGTCAACAAGGAAAtgggaaaagaaataaatcatGTAAACCAATGAAAATaccaaaattgattgaaccAGAAGATGGTAAAGATAAATTAcaattggtgaaaaatttacatGATGTGAATACTAAAAGATTACTGTTATTAAATGAATGGGAAATTTCTAAAAATACTGTTGATCAAGTTATAATGGCAGGAGATGATGcttcaattatttattataagAAAACCCAAAAATAA